A single region of the Myripristis murdjan chromosome 3, fMyrMur1.1, whole genome shotgun sequence genome encodes:
- the ccpg1 gene encoding cell cycle progression protein 1 isoform X3, which yields MSETSSDAESSCGWTIISNEGSDIETLGPEATVEYGAELLESPAAEEPQPQDSPASPSDAGCAEKKGGDALDDNLKEQTLDETLSSEAGCGPPGKEHVTLWSSSDHSDIVTLGDLREDEHAAVEEEAAVSEDFYLGTSSSSQYTFSPVETVFPVQQPAVANSSSSEDEAVGSTSTVVRRRRLRKSTTSIVTEPEEEARESGPSAEEEEEKEEEEVREEAHREEQTEVPPTVTQPVQRHVSSTLNTCILLALVVAVSMGFGHFYGTVQVQERHKTVEKIRENELGDIRDLLQQRLKEELFTNQDVVESLSEDLDEHDIVLSITGIMDRITKENQDLRFKLAQIQTQRDELENQLKKTAMERTNMASWQQKVTAENQLLKNSLEHEEKSLSTLQEELRNLRSKIRELEDRGAGSDSILSENQRLKVQLEEEKQLIHSVLGQREGLMAEVQTLRKELDKERKVTDRLRKELTQRSSRSARAGEEASAETDELQSRLMELEKKLSFEQQRSDLWERLYVESKEERAKGDTQSKVKKAKESMAGKVKETFDAVKNSTKEFVHHHKEQIKKAKEAVKENLRKFSDSVKSTFRHFKDSASTLLNKARGSYSKRFDEKDAKESWQHRWHKPHHRHPHRSTDDSFQSNQNTRKSGGKVHEDRDTNTHKAPKGCSGVFDCAYQESMSLFNKAMEPIRADEFHQLLQSYLQQEVDHFHHWKELEKFINNFFHNGVFIHDQMLFTDFVSGVEDYLEDMHEYHGLDDDVFEDLDDYVYRHFFGDTYSKSYGPSRPFERSDTDAKEEPRGKQQQRKQQRARPRPQRERKWSRSGRNTDRHMADVKIELGPMPFDPKY from the exons ATGTCAGAGACCTCGAGTGATGCAGAGTCATCCTGTGGCTGGACTATTATAAGTAATGAG GGCTCAGATATTGAGACCCTGGGGCCGGAGGCCACAGTGGAATATGGGGCCGAGCTGTTAGAGAGTCCTGCAGCGGAGGAGCCGCAGCCGCAGGACTCACCTGCCTCCCCATCTGATG CTGGGTGTGCTGAGAAGAAGGGTGGTGATGCACTTGATGACAATCTGAAGGAGCAAACCTTAGACGAGACGCTGTCTTCTGAG GCCGGATGTGGCCCTCCAGGCAAAGAGCATGTGACCCTGTGGTCCTCCAGCGACCACTCAGACATCGTGACTCTCGGTGACCTGAGGGAGGATGAACATGCAGCggtggaggaagaggcagcGGTCAGTGAGGATTTCTACCTTGGCACCTCGTCTAGCAGCCAGTACACCTTCAGTCCTGTGGAGACAG TTTTTCCAGTGCAGCAGCCTGCAGTGGCCAACTCCAGCAGCAGTGAGGATGAAGCAGTAGGGAGCACCAGTACCGTTGTGCGGAGACGAAGGTTGAGGAAGAGTACCACCAGCATAGTGACAGAACCTGAGGAAGAGGCACGGGAGTCTGGTCCAAgtgcggaggaggaggaggagaaggaggaggaagaggtcaGAGAGGAGGCGCACAGGGAGGAGCAGACTGAAGTACCACCCACTGTGACCCAGCCTGTGCAGCGTCATGTCAGCAGCACCCTCAACACATGCATCCTGCTGGCCCTTGTCGTAGCCGTCAGCATGGGCTTTGGTCACTTCTATG GCACAGTCCAGGTTCAAGAGAGACACAAAACTGTGGAGAAAATCAGAGAGAATGAGCTTGGTGACATCAGGGATCTGCTTCAGCAGCGTTTGAAAGAAGAACTTTTCACAAACCAG GATGTGGTTGAGAGTCTGAGTGAAGACCTAGATGAACATGACATAGTGTTGTCAATCACCGGAATCATGGATAGGATTACAAAAGAGAACCAGGATCTCAGATTCAAGCTGGCACAGATTCAG ACCCAGAGGGATGAGCTGGAAAATCAGCTGAAAAAGACAGCGATGGAGAGAACTAACATGGCGTCTTGGCAGCAGAAGGTGACGGCTGAGAATCAGCTGCTGAAGAACTCCCTGGAACACGAGGAGAAGTCTCTGTCCACCTTGCAGGAGGAATTGAGAAACTTGCGTTCTAAGATCAGGGAACTAGAGGACAGGGGAGCCGGCTCTGACTCCATACTGTCGGAAAACCAGAGGCTGAAagtgcagctggaggaggagaagcagctgATCCACAGCGTCCTGGGCCAGAGGGAAGGCTTGATGGCTGAAGTCCAGACACTGAGGAAGGAGCTTGACAAGGAGAGAAAGGTTACAGACAGGTTGAGGAAAGAGTTGACTCAGAGGAGCAGTCGCAGCGCCAGGGCTGGGGAGGAAGCCAGCGCAGAGACAGATGAGCTACAGTCTCGTCTGATGGagctggagaagaagctgaGCTTTGAGCAGCAGCGCTCTGACCTGTGGGAGAGGCTGTACGTGGAAAGCAAAGAGGAGAGGGCCAAAGGAGACACTCAGTCCAAAGTTAAAAAAGCTAAAGAGAGCATGGCAGGTAAGGTGAAAGAGACATTTGATGCTGTCAAGAACTCAACCAAGGAGTTTGTTCACCACCACAAAGAGCAGATTAAGAAAGCCAAGGAGGCTGTGAAGGAGAACCTGAGGAAATTCTCTGATTCTGTCAAATCAACTTTCCGCCACTTCAAGGACTCAGCCTCCACTTTGCTTAACAAGGCCAGAGGGTCTTACAGCAAGAGATTTGACGAAAAGGATGCAAAAGAATCATGGCAGCACAGGTGGCACAAGCCTCACCACAGACACCCACACCGATCCACAGACGACTCTTTCCAGAGCAACCAAAACACTCGAAAATCAGGGGGTAAGGTTCATGAAGATCGCGACACAAACACCCACAAGGCTCCCAAAGGTTGTTCTGGGGTTTTCGACTGTGCCTACCAAGAATCCATGAGTCTCTTCAACAAAGCCATGGAGCCGATAAGAGCAGACGAATTCCACCAGCTTCTTCAAAGCTACCTGCAACAAGAGGTTGACCACTTCCACCACTGGAAAGAACTGGAGAAATTCATCAACAACTTCTTCCACAACGGTGTGTTTATCCACGACCAGATGCTGTTCACAGACTTTGTGAGCGGGGTGGAAGACTATCTGGAGGACATGCATGAGTATCACGGCCTCGATGATGATGTGTTTGAAGATCTTGATGACTATGTGTACAGGCACTTCTTTGGAGACACTTATTCGAAAAGCTATGGTCCAAG CAGGCCTTTTGAGCGATCTGACACAGATGCTAAAGAGGAGCCACGAGGAAAGCAGCAACAGCGTAAGCAACAGCGGGCCAGACCCCGACCACAGAGGGAAAGGAAGTGGAGCCGATCAGGcaggaacacagacagacacatggcTGATGTCAAAATAGAATTGGGCCCTATGCCTTTTGAtccaaaatattga
- the ccpg1 gene encoding cell cycle progression protein 1 isoform X1: MSETSSDAESSCGWTIISNEGSDIETLGPEATVEYGAELLESPAAEEPQPQDSPASPSDAGCAEKKGGDALDDNLKEQTLDETLSSEAGCGPPGKEHVTLWSSSDHSDIVTLGDLREDEHAAVEEEAAVSEDFYLGTSSSSQYTFSPVETGSMLSEWRLPQSLWNLGCHLKSQLSGNHSFPVFPVQQPAVANSSSSEDEAVGSTSTVVRRRRLRKSTTSIVTEPEEEARESGPSAEEEEEKEEEEVREEAHREEQTEVPPTVTQPVQRHVSSTLNTCILLALVVAVSMGFGHFYGTVQVQERHKTVEKIRENELGDIRDLLQQRLKEELFTNQDVVESLSEDLDEHDIVLSITGIMDRITKENQDLRFKLAQIQTQRDELENQLKKTAMERTNMASWQQKVTAENQLLKNSLEHEEKSLSTLQEELRNLRSKIRELEDRGAGSDSILSENQRLKVQLEEEKQLIHSVLGQREGLMAEVQTLRKELDKERKVTDRLRKELTQRSSRSARAGEEASAETDELQSRLMELEKKLSFEQQRSDLWERLYVESKEERAKGDTQSKVKKAKESMAGKVKETFDAVKNSTKEFVHHHKEQIKKAKEAVKENLRKFSDSVKSTFRHFKDSASTLLNKARGSYSKRFDEKDAKESWQHRWHKPHHRHPHRSTDDSFQSNQNTRKSGGKVHEDRDTNTHKAPKGCSGVFDCAYQESMSLFNKAMEPIRADEFHQLLQSYLQQEVDHFHHWKELEKFINNFFHNGVFIHDQMLFTDFVSGVEDYLEDMHEYHGLDDDVFEDLDDYVYRHFFGDTYSKSYGPSRPFERSDTDAKEEPRGKQQQRKQQRARPRPQRERKWSRSGRNTDRHMADVKIELGPMPFDPKY, from the exons ATGTCAGAGACCTCGAGTGATGCAGAGTCATCCTGTGGCTGGACTATTATAAGTAATGAG GGCTCAGATATTGAGACCCTGGGGCCGGAGGCCACAGTGGAATATGGGGCCGAGCTGTTAGAGAGTCCTGCAGCGGAGGAGCCGCAGCCGCAGGACTCACCTGCCTCCCCATCTGATG CTGGGTGTGCTGAGAAGAAGGGTGGTGATGCACTTGATGACAATCTGAAGGAGCAAACCTTAGACGAGACGCTGTCTTCTGAG GCCGGATGTGGCCCTCCAGGCAAAGAGCATGTGACCCTGTGGTCCTCCAGCGACCACTCAGACATCGTGACTCTCGGTGACCTGAGGGAGGATGAACATGCAGCggtggaggaagaggcagcGGTCAGTGAGGATTTCTACCTTGGCACCTCGTCTAGCAGCCAGTACACCTTCAGTCCTGTGGAGACAG GTTCGATGTTGAGTGAATGGAGGCTTCCACAGAGTCTGTGGAATTTAGGCTGCCATCTGAAAAGCCAGCTGTCTGGAAACCACTCTTTCCCAG TTTTTCCAGTGCAGCAGCCTGCAGTGGCCAACTCCAGCAGCAGTGAGGATGAAGCAGTAGGGAGCACCAGTACCGTTGTGCGGAGACGAAGGTTGAGGAAGAGTACCACCAGCATAGTGACAGAACCTGAGGAAGAGGCACGGGAGTCTGGTCCAAgtgcggaggaggaggaggagaaggaggaggaagaggtcaGAGAGGAGGCGCACAGGGAGGAGCAGACTGAAGTACCACCCACTGTGACCCAGCCTGTGCAGCGTCATGTCAGCAGCACCCTCAACACATGCATCCTGCTGGCCCTTGTCGTAGCCGTCAGCATGGGCTTTGGTCACTTCTATG GCACAGTCCAGGTTCAAGAGAGACACAAAACTGTGGAGAAAATCAGAGAGAATGAGCTTGGTGACATCAGGGATCTGCTTCAGCAGCGTTTGAAAGAAGAACTTTTCACAAACCAG GATGTGGTTGAGAGTCTGAGTGAAGACCTAGATGAACATGACATAGTGTTGTCAATCACCGGAATCATGGATAGGATTACAAAAGAGAACCAGGATCTCAGATTCAAGCTGGCACAGATTCAG ACCCAGAGGGATGAGCTGGAAAATCAGCTGAAAAAGACAGCGATGGAGAGAACTAACATGGCGTCTTGGCAGCAGAAGGTGACGGCTGAGAATCAGCTGCTGAAGAACTCCCTGGAACACGAGGAGAAGTCTCTGTCCACCTTGCAGGAGGAATTGAGAAACTTGCGTTCTAAGATCAGGGAACTAGAGGACAGGGGAGCCGGCTCTGACTCCATACTGTCGGAAAACCAGAGGCTGAAagtgcagctggaggaggagaagcagctgATCCACAGCGTCCTGGGCCAGAGGGAAGGCTTGATGGCTGAAGTCCAGACACTGAGGAAGGAGCTTGACAAGGAGAGAAAGGTTACAGACAGGTTGAGGAAAGAGTTGACTCAGAGGAGCAGTCGCAGCGCCAGGGCTGGGGAGGAAGCCAGCGCAGAGACAGATGAGCTACAGTCTCGTCTGATGGagctggagaagaagctgaGCTTTGAGCAGCAGCGCTCTGACCTGTGGGAGAGGCTGTACGTGGAAAGCAAAGAGGAGAGGGCCAAAGGAGACACTCAGTCCAAAGTTAAAAAAGCTAAAGAGAGCATGGCAGGTAAGGTGAAAGAGACATTTGATGCTGTCAAGAACTCAACCAAGGAGTTTGTTCACCACCACAAAGAGCAGATTAAGAAAGCCAAGGAGGCTGTGAAGGAGAACCTGAGGAAATTCTCTGATTCTGTCAAATCAACTTTCCGCCACTTCAAGGACTCAGCCTCCACTTTGCTTAACAAGGCCAGAGGGTCTTACAGCAAGAGATTTGACGAAAAGGATGCAAAAGAATCATGGCAGCACAGGTGGCACAAGCCTCACCACAGACACCCACACCGATCCACAGACGACTCTTTCCAGAGCAACCAAAACACTCGAAAATCAGGGGGTAAGGTTCATGAAGATCGCGACACAAACACCCACAAGGCTCCCAAAGGTTGTTCTGGGGTTTTCGACTGTGCCTACCAAGAATCCATGAGTCTCTTCAACAAAGCCATGGAGCCGATAAGAGCAGACGAATTCCACCAGCTTCTTCAAAGCTACCTGCAACAAGAGGTTGACCACTTCCACCACTGGAAAGAACTGGAGAAATTCATCAACAACTTCTTCCACAACGGTGTGTTTATCCACGACCAGATGCTGTTCACAGACTTTGTGAGCGGGGTGGAAGACTATCTGGAGGACATGCATGAGTATCACGGCCTCGATGATGATGTGTTTGAAGATCTTGATGACTATGTGTACAGGCACTTCTTTGGAGACACTTATTCGAAAAGCTATGGTCCAAG CAGGCCTTTTGAGCGATCTGACACAGATGCTAAAGAGGAGCCACGAGGAAAGCAGCAACAGCGTAAGCAACAGCGGGCCAGACCCCGACCACAGAGGGAAAGGAAGTGGAGCCGATCAGGcaggaacacagacagacacatggcTGATGTCAAAATAGAATTGGGCCCTATGCCTTTTGAtccaaaatattga
- the ccpg1 gene encoding cell cycle progression protein 1 isoform X2, giving the protein MSETSSDAESSCGWTIISNEGSDIETLGPEATVEYGAELLESPAAEEPQPQDSPASPSDAGCAEKKGGDALDDNLKEQTLDETLSSEAGCGPPGKEHVTLWSSSDHSDIVTLGDLREDEHAAVEEEAAVSEDFYLGTSSSSQYTFSPVETGSMLSEWRLPQSLWNLGCHLKSQLSGNHSFPVFPVQQPAVANSSSSEDEAVGSTSTVVRRRRLRKSTTSIVTEPEEEARESGPSAEEEEEKEEEEVREEAHREEQTEVPPTVTQPVQRHVSSTLNTCILLALVVAVSMGFGHFYGTVQVQERHKTVEKIRENELGDIRDLLQQRLKEELFTNQDVVESLSEDLDEHDIVLSITGIMDRITKENQDLRFKLAQIQTQRDELENQLKKTAMERTNMASWQQKVTAENQLLKNSLEHEEKSLSTLQEELRNLRSKIRELEDRGAGSDSILSENQRLKVQLEEEKQLIHSVLGQREGLMAEVQTLRKELDKERKVTDRLRKELTQRSSRSARAGEEASAETDELQSRLMELEKKLSFEQQRSDLWERLYVESKEERAKGDTQSKVKKAKESMAGKVKETFDAVKNSTKEFVHHHKEQIKKAKEAVKENLRKFSDSVKSTFRHFKDSASTLLNKARGSYSKRFDEKDAKESWQHRWHKPHHRHPHRSTDDSFQSNQNTRKSGGKVHEDRDTNTHKAPKGCSGVFDCAYQESMSLFNKAMEPIRADEFHQLLQSYLQQEVDHFHHWKELEKFINNFFHNGVFIHDQMLFTDFVSGVEDYLEDMHEYHGLDDDVFEDLDDYVYRHFFGDTYSKSYGPRPFERSDTDAKEEPRGKQQQRKQQRARPRPQRERKWSRSGRNTDRHMADVKIELGPMPFDPKY; this is encoded by the exons ATGTCAGAGACCTCGAGTGATGCAGAGTCATCCTGTGGCTGGACTATTATAAGTAATGAG GGCTCAGATATTGAGACCCTGGGGCCGGAGGCCACAGTGGAATATGGGGCCGAGCTGTTAGAGAGTCCTGCAGCGGAGGAGCCGCAGCCGCAGGACTCACCTGCCTCCCCATCTGATG CTGGGTGTGCTGAGAAGAAGGGTGGTGATGCACTTGATGACAATCTGAAGGAGCAAACCTTAGACGAGACGCTGTCTTCTGAG GCCGGATGTGGCCCTCCAGGCAAAGAGCATGTGACCCTGTGGTCCTCCAGCGACCACTCAGACATCGTGACTCTCGGTGACCTGAGGGAGGATGAACATGCAGCggtggaggaagaggcagcGGTCAGTGAGGATTTCTACCTTGGCACCTCGTCTAGCAGCCAGTACACCTTCAGTCCTGTGGAGACAG GTTCGATGTTGAGTGAATGGAGGCTTCCACAGAGTCTGTGGAATTTAGGCTGCCATCTGAAAAGCCAGCTGTCTGGAAACCACTCTTTCCCAG TTTTTCCAGTGCAGCAGCCTGCAGTGGCCAACTCCAGCAGCAGTGAGGATGAAGCAGTAGGGAGCACCAGTACCGTTGTGCGGAGACGAAGGTTGAGGAAGAGTACCACCAGCATAGTGACAGAACCTGAGGAAGAGGCACGGGAGTCTGGTCCAAgtgcggaggaggaggaggagaaggaggaggaagaggtcaGAGAGGAGGCGCACAGGGAGGAGCAGACTGAAGTACCACCCACTGTGACCCAGCCTGTGCAGCGTCATGTCAGCAGCACCCTCAACACATGCATCCTGCTGGCCCTTGTCGTAGCCGTCAGCATGGGCTTTGGTCACTTCTATG GCACAGTCCAGGTTCAAGAGAGACACAAAACTGTGGAGAAAATCAGAGAGAATGAGCTTGGTGACATCAGGGATCTGCTTCAGCAGCGTTTGAAAGAAGAACTTTTCACAAACCAG GATGTGGTTGAGAGTCTGAGTGAAGACCTAGATGAACATGACATAGTGTTGTCAATCACCGGAATCATGGATAGGATTACAAAAGAGAACCAGGATCTCAGATTCAAGCTGGCACAGATTCAG ACCCAGAGGGATGAGCTGGAAAATCAGCTGAAAAAGACAGCGATGGAGAGAACTAACATGGCGTCTTGGCAGCAGAAGGTGACGGCTGAGAATCAGCTGCTGAAGAACTCCCTGGAACACGAGGAGAAGTCTCTGTCCACCTTGCAGGAGGAATTGAGAAACTTGCGTTCTAAGATCAGGGAACTAGAGGACAGGGGAGCCGGCTCTGACTCCATACTGTCGGAAAACCAGAGGCTGAAagtgcagctggaggaggagaagcagctgATCCACAGCGTCCTGGGCCAGAGGGAAGGCTTGATGGCTGAAGTCCAGACACTGAGGAAGGAGCTTGACAAGGAGAGAAAGGTTACAGACAGGTTGAGGAAAGAGTTGACTCAGAGGAGCAGTCGCAGCGCCAGGGCTGGGGAGGAAGCCAGCGCAGAGACAGATGAGCTACAGTCTCGTCTGATGGagctggagaagaagctgaGCTTTGAGCAGCAGCGCTCTGACCTGTGGGAGAGGCTGTACGTGGAAAGCAAAGAGGAGAGGGCCAAAGGAGACACTCAGTCCAAAGTTAAAAAAGCTAAAGAGAGCATGGCAGGTAAGGTGAAAGAGACATTTGATGCTGTCAAGAACTCAACCAAGGAGTTTGTTCACCACCACAAAGAGCAGATTAAGAAAGCCAAGGAGGCTGTGAAGGAGAACCTGAGGAAATTCTCTGATTCTGTCAAATCAACTTTCCGCCACTTCAAGGACTCAGCCTCCACTTTGCTTAACAAGGCCAGAGGGTCTTACAGCAAGAGATTTGACGAAAAGGATGCAAAAGAATCATGGCAGCACAGGTGGCACAAGCCTCACCACAGACACCCACACCGATCCACAGACGACTCTTTCCAGAGCAACCAAAACACTCGAAAATCAGGGGGTAAGGTTCATGAAGATCGCGACACAAACACCCACAAGGCTCCCAAAGGTTGTTCTGGGGTTTTCGACTGTGCCTACCAAGAATCCATGAGTCTCTTCAACAAAGCCATGGAGCCGATAAGAGCAGACGAATTCCACCAGCTTCTTCAAAGCTACCTGCAACAAGAGGTTGACCACTTCCACCACTGGAAAGAACTGGAGAAATTCATCAACAACTTCTTCCACAACGGTGTGTTTATCCACGACCAGATGCTGTTCACAGACTTTGTGAGCGGGGTGGAAGACTATCTGGAGGACATGCATGAGTATCACGGCCTCGATGATGATGTGTTTGAAGATCTTGATGACTATGTGTACAGGCACTTCTTTGGAGACACTTATTCGAAAAGCTATGGTCCAAG GCCTTTTGAGCGATCTGACACAGATGCTAAAGAGGAGCCACGAGGAAAGCAGCAACAGCGTAAGCAACAGCGGGCCAGACCCCGACCACAGAGGGAAAGGAAGTGGAGCCGATCAGGcaggaacacagacagacacatggcTGATGTCAAAATAGAATTGGGCCCTATGCCTTTTGAtccaaaatattga